One Megalops cyprinoides isolate fMegCyp1 chromosome 17, fMegCyp1.pri, whole genome shotgun sequence DNA window includes the following coding sequences:
- the exoc8 gene encoding exocyst complex component 8 yields MADTGNRLRKQLESANFDPQNYVKHLSQQSDGDRDLQEHRQKIQTLADETAQNLKKNVYKNYRQFIETAKEISYLESEMYQLSHILTEQKSIMESITQALLSTDKDETAKEMLAAFPKETEDVKQRTLTTLLEKVEGCKNIMETPGRYLVYNGDLLEYDVDNMSQIQKVHAFLMNDCLLIATWLPNRRGAVKYKYNALYDLESFAVVNVKDNPPMKDMFKILMFPDSRIFQAENSKIKKEWLEILEETKKNKAVKERHKKEEEVPNSPVRPEVSTNPFDVDDEPLGSEEVVDLSLEWIQELPEDLDVCIAQRDFEGAVDLLDKLNEYLKDQPVSLGVKELRAKVDERVRQLTEVLVFELSPDRSLRGGPKATRRAVSQLIRLGQSTKACELFLNNRKAAVQTAIRQLRIEGATLLYIHKLCNIFFTSLLETAKEFEMDFAGNTGCYSAFVVWSRSAMKMFVDAFSKQVFDSKESLSTAAECVKVAKEHCKQLSEIGLDLTFTLQSLLVKDIKAALQSYKEIIIEATKHRNSEEMWRKMNLMTPEALAKLKEEMRSCGMGSFEQYTGDDCWVNLSYTVVAFTKQMMAFLEEGLKLYFPELHMVLLESLREIILVAVQHVDYSLRCEQEAEKKAFILQNITFLHDTVLPVVEKRFEEGVGKPAKQLQDLRKSFRPMRVNPDSTMSVV; encoded by the coding sequence ATGGCAGACACGGGAAACAGACTGCGCAAACAGCTTGAATCGGCTAACTTCGATCCCCAGAATTATGTCAAGCACCTCTCACAACAGTCTGATGGCGACAGAGATTTGCAGGAACACCGTCAAAAAATTCAGACTTTGGCTGACGAGACAGCGCAAAACCTGAAGAAGAATGTTTATAAGAATTACAGACAGTTTATAGAGACTGCGAAAGAAATTTCATATTTAGAGAGCGAAATGTACCAGCTGAGCCATATTTTGACAGAGCAGAAAAGCATTATGGAGAGCATAACCCAAGCGCTGCTCTCCACGGATAAAGATGAAACTGCCAAGGAAATGCTTGCAGCATTCCCAAAAGAAACCGAAGACGTGAAGCAGAGAACGCTTACCACGCTGTTGGAGAAAGTGGAGGGGTGTAAAAACATTATGGAGACCCCTGGCAGGTATTTGGTCTACAATGGGGACTTGTTAGAATATGATGTTGACAATATGTCACAGATCCAAAAAGTGCATGCCTTTTTGATGAACGACTGTCTCCTTATTGCCACCTGGTTACCAAACCGCCGGGGTGCAGTGAAGTATAAATACAATGCTCTGTATGATTTAGAAAGCTTCGCTGTAGTTAATGTGAAGGACAACCCTCCCATGAAAGACATGTTCAAAATACTGATGTTCCCAGATAGCCGCATATTTCAGGCAGAGAACAGCAAAATCAAGAAGGAGTGGCTGGAGATCCTTGAGGAAACCAAGAAAAACAAGGCAGTGAAAGAGAGGCacaagaaagaggaagaggtgcCAAACTCACCGGTGCGGCCAGAGGTCTCCACCAACCCCTTTGATGTGGACGATGAGCCCCTGGGCTCTGAGGAGGTGGTGGACTTGAGCTTGGAGTGGATCCAGGAGCTTCCAGAGGACTTGGACGTGTGCATAGCTCAGCGGGACTTTGAAGGCGCTGTGGACCTGCTGGACAAGCTGAACGAGTACCTGAAGGACCAGCCCGTGAGCCTGGGCGTGAAGGAGCTGAGGGCGAAGGTGGACGAGCGCGTGCGGCAGCTGACGGAGGTGCTGGTGTTCGAGCTCTCCCCCGACCGCTCGCTGCGCGGGGGGCCCAAGGCCACCCGCAGAGCCGTCTCGCAGCTGATCCGCCTGGGCCAGTCCACCAAGGCCTGCGAGCTCTTCCTGAATAACCGGAAGGCCGCCGTGCAGACGGCCATCCGCCAGCTGCGCATCGAGGGGGCCACGCTGCTCTACATCCACAAGCTCTGCAACATCTTCTTCACCAGCCTGCTGGAGACCGCCAAGGAGTTCGAGATGGACTTTGCCGGCAACACCGGCTGCTACTCGGCGTTCGTGGTCTGGTCGCGCTCGGCCATGAAGATGTTCGTCGACGCCTTCAGCAAGCAGGTGTTTGACAGCAAGGAGAGTCTCTCCACCGCTGCCGAGTGCGTCAAGGTGGCCAAGGAGCACTGCAAGCAGCTGAGTGAGATCGGCCTGGACCTCACCTTCACCCTGCAGTCCCTGCTGGTCAAGGACATCAAGGCGGCGCTGCAGAGCTACAAGGAGATCATCATCGAGGCCACCAAGCACCGCAACTCCGAGGAGATGTGGCGCAAGATGAACCTGATGACCCCCGAGGCGCTGGccaagctgaaggaggagatgCGCAGCTGTGGGATGGGCAGCTTTGAGCAGTACACGGGGGACGACTGCTGGGTCAACCTCAGCTACACTGTGGTGGCCTTCACCAAGCAGATGATGGCCTTCCTGGAAGAGGGCCTGAAGCTGTACTTTCCAGAGCTCCACATGGTTCTCCTGGAGAGCCTGCGGGAGATCATTCTGGTGGCGGTGCAGCACGTGGACTACAGCCTGCGCTGCGAGCAGGAGGCGGAGAAGAAGGCCTTCATCCTCCAGAACATCACCTTCTTGCACGACACGGTCCTCCCAGTGGTAGAGAAGAGGTTTGAAGAAGGGGTGGGGAAGCCGGCCAAGCAGCTGCAGGACTTGAGAAAGAGCTTCCGGCCGATGCGCGTCAACCCCGACAGCACCATGTCTGTGGTATAA